The genomic region GCTGCGCCCAGCCAGTTTTGCGACATCGTCGGGTGGCATGTGACACCCGGCGGCCAGACTATTGAGTGGATGGCCGAAGTGGAAACAGCAGCCTCTCTCGCCGAGGGCCAAACCGCGGCGAACTGGAGGCGGGGAATCGTGCGGGGGATTCCCTACTATCTACTCGTCCCCCGGGGTATGAAAGAAGTCGCACAGAAGCTTGCCGACAGTACGTCTGTCGTGTTTAGCTGTGTCTACGAGTATGCGTTCGTCAACGACATCTGTCACGTGCTTTAACTCACTGTAAAGAGAGGCCTCATGCCTACCACCACACAGTTGGTCATCAGCGGACAGAGCAAACCGGGTGTCATGGCGCAGGTGGCTTCGGTCCTGGCGTCGGCCGGAGTCAATATCAAGGCGTTCTCGGCTCCAGAGGTGACCGGAACGGGCAAGCTCAGGTTATTGGTCGCCGATCTGGAAGGCGCGAGAGCCGCATTGCGGGGGGCAAAGATCCGCTTTGCCGAGGAAACCGCACTCGTGCTGAGTCTGGAAAACAAACCCGGCGCCCTCAACGAGGTCGCCGACCTCCTGACTCAGGCTCGCATCAACATCAAGTGCGGTTACTGTACGCCATCCCGCGAAGGCAAGCGCGCCATTGTCGTCCTGACTGTGTCCAATACGGAGAAGGCGCTTTCGGTTCTGCGGGATCAGTCGCTCGACGAGTTCTAATTGGAATGCCCGACGGTCTTTTACGCGTCCGGGTCTCTTTCCTCTTCACTGCCCTCGTGCTCGCCTTCATCGGCCTGACGGCCGGGTGCAGCGCTCCGGCTCCAAAGCCGACCTATTTTCCCGGCTATCCGATCGGCTATACGGAACGGGGCGTCGCTTCATGGTATGGGCCGGGCTTTCACGGCAACAAAACGGCCAATGGAGAGCGATACGACATGCATCAACTGACCGCCGCCCACAGGACCCTTCCCTTGGGGTCGATCGCAGTCGTCCGATCATTGAATTCAGGCCGCCAAGTCACCGTACGGATCAATGATCGCGGCCCCTTTGCCAAGGGACGTATTCTCGATCTCTCGCTGGCCGGGGCCCAGGCCCTGGAAATGGTCGGTAACGGCACGGCTTCTATCGAACTCCGGGTCACCGGTTTCCAAGGACGATCGGCCGATATGGGGGCATTGAGGATCCAGATAGGAGCTTTCTCCGACCAGCAAAATGCCCTGAATTTGCTAAACCGGGCGAGGCAGGTCTATCCCATTGGACGCATCCAAACCATCGACCTTCCTGAGGGGCGACGGTATCGGGTCCAGGTAGGAGAATTTCGGTCGGAGGCGCAGGCCGAGTCTGCCGCAGCCAAGTTACAATCCGACCTGGCTGTTCAGCCTTTTGTATTCCGAGACGACAGCTAGGGAGGCAGCATCGGAAAATCCTTTGAAATATCGGGGGAGTTCGACGCAACCATTTGATTTTGCGAATGGTTTTTTCAATATGCTTGCCCCTCACAGAGGCGTATGATACATCT from Nitrospira japonica harbors:
- a CDS encoding septal ring lytic transglycosylase RlpA family protein, with product MPDGLLRVRVSFLFTALVLAFIGLTAGCSAPAPKPTYFPGYPIGYTERGVASWYGPGFHGNKTANGERYDMHQLTAAHRTLPLGSIAVVRSLNSGRQVTVRINDRGPFAKGRILDLSLAGAQALEMVGNGTASIELRVTGFQGRSADMGALRIQIGAFSDQQNALNLLNRARQVYPIGRIQTIDLPEGRRYRVQVGEFRSEAQAESAAAKLQSDLAVQPFVFRDDS